The window GTTGGAGCTGGTAAGCGCGTTGCGCACCCGGTCAAAGCCCGCTTCGTGCCGGTGGACGTCGCGTAAGGCCCGCACCCTGATGGCCCGGGACGTCGGCGGGCCGTGACGGAACTCGGAGTGCGGGTCGCTGCTACAGCGGTGGCGTGTGAGCGGAGTGCGGTGCGAACGCCGTGGCCAGGACCCGCCGCAATCCGTCGAAGGTCGCCAGGACTCGGTGGGCCTCCTCTTGCATCGACCGCATCGCGCGGTCGTCGCCGGCGTCGAAGGTGAGGGACTCCTGCCACAGAGCCTGTTCGGCCGGCCGCCACGCCGGCTTGTCGGCGACCTCGACGTTCACGAATCCGGCGCGCGGCAGCTGCGTGCGCAGATCCACTTGCCGCAATCGCGGGGCCAGCCGCTCGTCGCCGGCGTCCACGGCCTCCCAGCAGGTGACGACCAGGCGTCCGCCGGGCAGGAGAACCCGACGGCACTCCCGCAGCGCGGCCGGCTTCGACTCGGCGAACTGCAGGGAGTCGACGATGAGCACCGCGTCGACCGACGCCGTGCTCAGACCGGTGCTGCCCAGCTCACCCACCCGGAAGTCGGCTCGATCCGCGAGCCCCAGCGCCTGTGCCCGACGCCGAGCGTGCTCGACCGCGACCATCGAAAAGTCCAGCCCGACCACCCGGGAACCGCT of the Amycolatopsis sp. NBC_01488 genome contains:
- a CDS encoding class I SAM-dependent methyltransferase, producing the protein MTSSAAEFDRWYADRIESPVADELVRRVLGLPPGLQSTSLLGGAGLDEVVEALGLRAGQVLLDLACGRGGYGLEIARRSGSRVVGLDFSMVAVEHARRRAQALGLADRADFRVGELGSTGLSTASVDAVLIVDSLQFAESKPAALRECRRVLLPGGRLVVTCWEAVDAGDERLAPRLRQVDLRTQLPRAGFVNVEVADKPAWRPAEQALWQESLTFDAGDDRAMRSMQEEAHRVLATFDGLRRVLATAFAPHSAHTPPL